A region of the Pseudomonadota bacterium genome:
GGCCTGCGGCCATAGATTTCTTCTATATGCCTCATTAAATAAGGATAAACAGGATTCCACAGGTCATAAAGTTCTTTAATAGGGTCAAGGTCGACTGTGTTCATAGGTTTTTCACAGACTTTATAATAACAGATACGTTGGGGATCATAAACAGAATTTCTTGTTGAACGCCCGATGCGGAAATATGAGTTGTTCAACAGCAGGTTTTATGATAAGTACAAAAAGGGATTTTTCTATTGGAACCGAAAAAAATAACAAAAGAGATATACCGGATAGGCGGGGCTGATCTTACATCTGCGAAAGATTGTGCCGTATATCTTCTGGACCTTGGTGAACTTGTTTTGATAGATATCGGTTCAGGTGAGGGTTTTGACAAATTGATTGACAATATTGAAAAGGCAGGTTTCAGGCCTCAAGATATCTCCACCATGATAATGACTCATTGTCATGTTGACCATATCGGAGGCGCCGGCGCCTTTCGTGAACACTTCGGTACACGTCTTATCATGCACGCCCTGGATTCAGAGATCGTTGAAAGAGCAGATATGAGACTAACGGCAGCTCTTTGCTTTAATATTAATTTTCAGCCTCTCGCTGTTGACACAAAGCTCATGGGCGAAAAAGGCATAATTACAATCGGCAGGCACCAAATATCCTGGCTCCGCACACCGGGTCATACACCGGGCTCTATATCTGTTTATGTGAATATTGACGGTAAGAGGATTCTTTTTCCGCAGGATATTGCAGCACCGCTTCTCAAGGAATTCGACTGTGATCCTGCTGCATGGATGGAGTCTATCAATAAATTACTTGCCCTTGATGCAGACATCCTTTGTGACGGACACTCGGGCGCCTACGGACCGAAAAATGTTGTAAAGGATTACCTGGAATATTGTATAGATTCCCAGCGTCAGATGGGGTATATAACCCTATAATAATCATGATAATTAACCGATTTTTCTGTATAATTACAGGAGAGATAAAGGATGAATAAAATTATCGAATGCGTACCGAATTTCAGTGAAGGCAGAGACACAGATAAAATAAAAAAGATCACAGGTGCATTTCAAGGAATTGACGGTGTAAAATTTCTCGATTATCATAAAGACGCAGACCATAACCGGCTTGTTGTCACTGTAGTCGGCGAACCGCAGCCCCTTATGCTTGCAGTCGTTGCCGCTGTCGGCGTTGCTGTAGAAATTATAGATATGCGGACACACCGGGGTCAACATCCAAGGATGGGCGCTGTCGATGTAATTCCCTTTATCCCTATAAAGCATGTCACCATGGAAGAGGCTGTCCTGCTTTCAAAAGAGGCGGCAAAGGCAGTCTGGGAAGCTTACCGGCTTCCTGTCTTTTTGTACGAAGCCTCTGCTGCAAACCAGGAAAGAAAAAATCTGGCCGACATACGCAAAGGACAGTTTGAGGGGATGGCGGAAAAGATAAAGATGCCCGAATGGAAACCTGACTACGGAGATGCCCGGATACACCCTACAGCAGGGGTGGTTGCCATCGGCGCCCGTAAGCCCCTTATTGCCTTCAATGTAAACCTCGATACGGATAACATTGAGATAGCAAATGCTATAGCAAGGTCAGTTAGGCATATAAGCGGGGGACTCAAGCATTGCAAGGCCATCGGTATTGCGCTGAAGGAAAGGGGTATTACCCAGGTTTCCATGAATATGACGGATTTTACAAAAACACCGCTTTACCGGGTGGTTGAACTTATCAGGATCGAGGCAAAACGATATGGCGTCAATGTCGCAGGAAGCGAGATTGTAGGCCTTGCCCCGATGGAAGCATTGGTTGACGCTGCTTCTTATTACATGGGGCTGGAGAATTTCACGATAGAACAGGTGCTCGAAGCAAGGATCACGGAGTAAGAGGGCACAGGATCATCCTCGCCGTCGCCGTCATAGTTTATTTTTATACAAACACAGGCTGTGCAGACGGCCCCATCCCTATATGCTGAATCTCCATTTACAGAAGCAGTCAGCAGGGTGATCAGGCGGCGCAAAAATACACTCTACTTTGATGCCCTTATCAACTGCATGGGCAAAGGATTCAAATTCTCTCTGATGCATATCGCGGCAGTAGAATTCAGGCAAACCGCGTTTTACCCGCGCAACCTGTGTAACGCATCGGGGCGCGGAAACAATAACCTCGTCCTCTTTTTCTTCAACAAGATAACCTACAATCATTGTCCAGGGACAAAACTGCATTGCCTTCGCAAACCCTTTCAGCCCTTTTTCCTTGATGTGAAACCGGCTTACGATATCCTTTGCCGACATACCGGCAATTTTTCCCCAGACTGCCTCATCAAGATATTCCGCTGCTGCCCGGTCATATTTTTCTTCCACACAGAGAAACCAGAAGCCATCGACTACCCTATAGTGCCAAAGCAGAAATTTAAGATAGCCTTTAAGCTCCTCCTTCTCCAGATTTTCAAGTATTCCCAAGTCCATAAAATATACCCCTTGTTTACATATAGTTCTTTTTTTTCCAGCATTCTATAACATAATCATATTGTTCGGGATTTTTATTAAATATAAATTTACGCATGACCATCCTGTCCACTGCAAAAAATATCCGTTCAAAAATGCCCCTCGAACAACGGTTTTTAATACGATAAATCAGTTTTTCCGTCGCCTTTTCCAATCTCGATTCAATATCAGGAGCCCTGACCTTGTTCGGAATCCCGACCTTGCAAAAAATAAAGTCGGATAATCTTGTGTGGCAAACATCCTGAAGAGCGACCAGTTTTTTATTTACCGTCTTTCCGCCCATAAACCCCACGCTGGAGATGGCGAGGGTATGTTTATCTTCAAGTGCAAGGGTAAAGCCGAGCAAATAGGTTATACGTTCATAAAAACGCTTGTAGCAAGCCGTGGTAAGCCCGTTACGTACAGGCGACCCGATTACAAAACCGTCCGCTTCCAG
Encoded here:
- a CDS encoding flavodoxin family protein → MKILVINGNAKQGGFTAEALAIVSSYLKAKDVEVQNLRLADADIKECIGCFQCLKTGKCALTDDMDKIRQAMLEADGFVIGSPVRNGLTTACYKRFYERITYLLGFTLALEDKHTLAISSVGFMGGKTVNKKLVALQDVCHTRLSDFIFCKVGIPNKVRAPDIESRLEKATEKLIYRIKNRCSRGIFERIFFAVDRMVMRKFIFNKNPEQYDYVIECWKKKNYM
- a CDS encoding DUF6125 family protein, whose translation is MDLGILENLEKEELKGYLKFLLWHYRVVDGFWFLCVEEKYDRAAAEYLDEAVWGKIAGMSAKDIVSRFHIKEKGLKGFAKAMQFCPWTMIVGYLVEEKEDEVIVSAPRCVTQVARVKRGLPEFYCRDMHQREFESFAHAVDKGIKVECIFAPPDHPADCFCKWRFSI
- a CDS encoding MBL fold metallo-hydrolase; protein product: MEPKKITKEIYRIGGADLTSAKDCAVYLLDLGELVLIDIGSGEGFDKLIDNIEKAGFRPQDISTMIMTHCHVDHIGGAGAFREHFGTRLIMHALDSEIVERADMRLTAALCFNINFQPLAVDTKLMGEKGIITIGRHQISWLRTPGHTPGSISVYVNIDGKRILFPQDIAAPLLKEFDCDPAAWMESINKLLALDADILCDGHSGAYGPKNVVKDYLEYCIDSQRQMGYITL
- the ftcD gene encoding glutamate formimidoyltransferase, producing MNKIIECVPNFSEGRDTDKIKKITGAFQGIDGVKFLDYHKDADHNRLVVTVVGEPQPLMLAVVAAVGVAVEIIDMRTHRGQHPRMGAVDVIPFIPIKHVTMEEAVLLSKEAAKAVWEAYRLPVFLYEASAANQERKNLADIRKGQFEGMAEKIKMPEWKPDYGDARIHPTAGVVAIGARKPLIAFNVNLDTDNIEIANAIARSVRHISGGLKHCKAIGIALKERGITQVSMNMTDFTKTPLYRVVELIRIEAKRYGVNVAGSEIVGLAPMEALVDAASYYMGLENFTIEQVLEARITE